Within Aerosakkonema funiforme FACHB-1375, the genomic segment ACCGTGCTGCTGATTCAATTGCTAGGCAAGTTACTCTTAAAGAAATTTTAAACGGTTCGATTGATGCTGAACTCTCCAGCCTTGTAAAGGATCGAATTGTTCTTATCGGTACGATCGCTTCAAGTTATAAAGATTTGCATCTTACCCCATACAGTGGGGGTGAATGGCCGATGAAAATGCCGGGAGTAGTCGTTCAAGCTCACATGATCAGTCAGATCCTCAGTGCTGTATTAGATCGGCGGCCTCTACTGTGGTGGTGGTCTTCTGAAATCGAAATATTTTGGATTGCTAGCTGGTCTTTAGTAGGAGGTGTACTGGTATGGTACTGGCGATCGCTACTCTATCGGATACTAGCGATCGCCGCTGCGCTAGGTATCTTATATGGAGTTTGTTTTGTCTTATTGCTGAAAGCTGGTTGGGTGCCACTTGTCCCGTCGGCGTTAGCTTTGATATTTACTGGCATCACTGTAACAGCATACACTGCCTTTATTAATCGAAAAAAGCAATAGATATTTGTACAGGAAATTATGAATCAAATGAAGTTACTTGTTCAAAAACTTTCTCTTCCCTTTTCGATCGCTTGGATAACCTTGAACTTTACTAGCAATGCCACAACTGTACAGGCACAACGAACTACCTCAGATACTAATCGCGACTTTATCCAAGCACAATCATCAAACCAACAACCACTGGATTTCTCTGGTACGGGAAGACCTGATAGGCGCACAACAGGAGGCAGTCGTCGCGGATGTCCAAGCGTAGATATACCCCTGACTCCCTTAAGACCTGAGTATATGGGGTCAACTGTCTCAGAATATCCTACCTTTTGGGTTTATGTCCCTTATAATTCCAACCAAATACAATCTGGTGAGTTTGTATTGCAGGATGAAGAAGCAGATAGAGAAATCTACCGAACTCCCTTTACGCTGCGTGAAACACCAGGGATTGTCAGACTTCGCTTGCCGTCTAATCCGCAATATGCTCTAAAAATCGGTAAAACTTACCGTTGGTACTTCAAACTTTTTTGCAATACTCAAGATAAATCAGTATATGTTTTTGTTCAAGGATTGATACAAAGAGTTCCGCTAAACTCTTTAGCACCGGATTACAACGCCTACGCTATTAGTGGCATTTGGTATGATGCTTTAACCGATTTAGCTGACAAACGCCGCAGGGCTTTAGATGATGCTGTACTGAAAGAAAACTGGATAGCTTTGTTAAAGGCTGTTAAATTACAAAATCTGGCTGAAGAACGTCTAGTAGAGTGCTGCACGCCTGAAAAAAATTAATGAAAAGTATCAAAGCCAATTTCCTACTAAAACGTAAGCAGCCCAGTAATACGGAAGCTTCCAGTCTTTTTGTTCTTGATTAGTCAACATAGCTATTTGAGCCTTTTGAAGTGCTTCTGCTTTAGTTATATTTTCAGTAGTATTGCCATTAATTAACTGGCGATATAACTGACTCATAAATTCAGATGTGGACTCATCATTGACTGGCCACAAAGTCGCTAATGTACTGCGTGCCCCCGCTCGCACGGCTACCCCAGCCAGCCCCAAAGTTGCCCGATTATCTCCAGCAGCAGTTTCACAAGCACTAAGGATAAGTAGTTCAATAGGAACCGAATTATCGGAACGGTTAATTCGCAGTAATTGATCTAACTCCCTCACTTTAAGAAGTTTATCCCATGTCAGGATAAAAGTTTCTTCTGGATTGGAACTGAACTGTCCATGAGTTGCTATATGAACAATATTAAATTTAGCTGTTTCGATTTGTTTTTGAAGGTTAGTTTTGATAAAATCTTGATTTAAAAGTAGCTGGCTTCTGGGTACTGTAGATTGAATTCTTTTCAATTCTGTCGGCACGTTTGGTAATGCTTCAAACTCTTTATCATCATCAAATTTACGTCTTTCACTAATTCCAGCTGTTATAGCACTTAACTTATTTTGTCTCAGCGGTCGGGGGCTTAAGAGTTGCAGACCTGGTGTGAGGGCTATAGGATACTTCTGCACCAAATATTCTTTATTATCGGCATCATAAAGAACTGCCATTGGAATATTACGCAAAAGGCCATCCAGCACAAATACTAATGTTTTTACTTCGCTTTCAGCTAACTTGGTCTGTCTTGGTCGGATCAACCAGTCATATACCTTTTGGGATAAGCTATTAACGTCACTTGCAGTTGTGGCGACATCTGACAAGTATTCCCGCAGTTTTAAAAGGATATTTTCTACTTCATTTTGGGGTATCCTAGTTCTGTAGTGTTGTAACTTATCTTGCTTAGGCAATTTGAGAACTACCTCTAATCGTTCTTTCAAGATAATTGCATAAAAAATTGCTGTTAACGGTTTAGTTTCGTCAACTACTTTGTCAAGTATTTCCGGTTTTGCATCTAAACAAGCATCTCGAAAGAAATCATTTAACTCAGCTAACTGAAGCGCTTCAATTGCTTCACGAGCTTGCTTGAGGTTTTCTTGACTGGGTTCATCAGGTCGCAACAGTAAATCAACGAATTCTCGATAAAGAGGTTCTATACTATCGCGAAAATTAAACTGGACTTCTGGACTAATACTAACCAAATCACCTCGTAATGACTGAAGGTTCCTAAAGGCTGAAGTGTAAGCAGCGATCGCTCCTCGGTCTGCATCGGTACTTTTGCTTTTCTCCTCTGCCTGAGTTTGAAGTAAGCGTCCTAATTGCCATTGCCAACGATAGGCAACGTCTGGGGCTTTAATTGATGAAGTTAGGCTTAAAGCCTGTCTTGTGAATTCTTCAGCTTTAGGCAAATCTCCTCTCTGTTGGTATACCGCACCACGATATCCAAAAGCATAAGCAGAAGCGCGTCTATCTTTTAACTTTTGAGCCCGTTCAAAGGCATCACTTAAAATTTTATCTAAAATTTCATCAATCTTTGGCAACGAAGAAACATCTGATAGAGGCAATTTTTTTGTTTCTTTGGATTCTTTATGCAATGAATTACACTGCTGAATAACAGGAGATGACAATTCTGGAGTTTCGTTTTCGACTGCTTGCTGTTTTAGGCAGATTAGACTTTGAGCTAGGTTAATTCGCGCATAGATAGATTCTCTACTAGCAGGTAATTTAGTAATTTCAGGTTCGATTTGAGGCCACAAAGCTTGTGCTTCAGATAAGCGCCCTCTATTTTCAATTAACAAACTCAGTTGATTCAGCTGTGCTTGAATCTTTATTGTAGGAAAAGTAGAGGTAGCCGCTTGTTGATAGTATTCTAATGCCTTATTGGCGTCTGGCTGGGCGCGGGCAGTATTTCCTAAACTTAGCTGCGCTTCATTTTCATCAATAGGAGATGACAAATTTTGTGCTACTTCTAAACTTAGCTGTAATACTTTTTGAGAACGGTCTAAATTACCAGATACCCGCAGGAAATCACCTAGTAAACGCAACCCTGTTGCTTTTGTAGGTGAATCTGGTAATGCTTCAAAAATGGAGAGAAAATAATCTGGTTTTTCTGGGGTGGATTGGGTAGCTTTAGACAAGGCTTCGCAGTCTATATTTTTAACCTCTAAAGCTTGGAGTAAAATTTTGCAAGAACGAGGGTAAAGACCTAAATCTTGTTGAGCTTGGGCAAGATTGAGCAAACTTTGCGCCATTCTTTCTTTCTCGTTCATTCGCTCATAAGTATTAGCAGCTTTTTGCCATGTTTCTATGGCTGTTTCTGTTTGCCCAGTTGTTAGTTGTAATTGTCCTTGTATATCGAGGGATTGAGCAAGGATTCTTAATTTTTCTGGGGTATTTTGTTGTGTTTGCAGGAGGTTGAGGCTTTGAGCGATCGCTTCTTCTGCTTTATCCCATTCTGCTAGTTGCTGGTATGTTAAAGATAAATTGCTTAATGCCATTGCTTGATTCAAAATATCGCCTGCTGCGGCAAAAGTAGAAGCTGCCTGCTGCCAAGTACGTGCTGCTTCGCCAAAGTCTCTTATTTCGTAGCTGCGTTTAGCCTGTTGTACCAGTTGTAATCCCGATGGCTGACTTTGGACTATTGGTATTTGTGCAGAAACTTGGGCAACAATAGAGGGTAAACCCAGTGAAAGAACAAATAATAATGCTGCTACAATTAGCAAGCGTCGTCTGTATAATCTTTTGACAACCTTCAGCCAATTGCCAGTCGATCTATTATTTTTTAATTTTCTATTGAAGTTAGTCTGATTATTTCGCATTTGATGTTCCTCCTATCAACTAAAATCAGAAAATGTCGTTAATTTGTTCTGATTTAACGTGCCGGACAGGTAGGAGGATTTCGCCCCAGGCGGTTGCTTCCCGTACCAGTTGGATCGTAAGCTGTGAAAACTAATTGACCTTTTTCGTTGAGTATCCAACCTTGTGCAGGGACAATAGGGAGGGAGTCAGGACGGGGCGATCGCACACTAATGGCAGTGTTTGAGCTAGTTGTGCTAGCTTGAGTTGGTTCGACTAAACTTACCCTCACGGTTCTACTGGAGAGAGCTTCGCTGGGATTGGGGGGAAGTCCACCGCGACCCGTGACGGTAAATTCACTACCTTTGCCCAAGGTACAGGGGTTTTGGGCGATCAGAGCATCTGGGTCTACGATGGTTTGTGGTAGTTCGATTAATCCAGAACTGGGGTCAACATCAGGGGTAATAAGTTGCACTGAGCCTTGGGATTGAGGGCCACCTTGTTGCGAAATGGCAGTAATATCGCTGGTAGGCAGTAGGCTGGGATCTAGGAGGTTGGGGTCGTTAGTATTTAGTAGGGTCTGTAGATCTTCTCTGGTGCGTGACACTGATCCAAAGATGGCTTGGGCATTGATTCTGACTTGACCTCCAGAACCTTGTTGGGCGTTGGCACGGATATCGCTATTTTCTAAAGCGGCTAAGATACCTGTGTCGATGGTAATATTGCCGCCTGTGGCAATGCCCTGTGCGTTGGTAGTGATACTGCTA encodes:
- a CDS encoding DUF928 domain-containing protein; this encodes MKLLVQKLSLPFSIAWITLNFTSNATTVQAQRTTSDTNRDFIQAQSSNQQPLDFSGTGRPDRRTTGGSRRGCPSVDIPLTPLRPEYMGSTVSEYPTFWVYVPYNSNQIQSGEFVLQDEEADREIYRTPFTLRETPGIVRLRLPSNPQYALKIGKTYRWYFKLFCNTQDKSVYVFVQGLIQRVPLNSLAPDYNAYAISGIWYDALTDLADKRRRALDDAVLKENWIALLKAVKLQNLAEERLVECCTPEKN
- a CDS encoding CHAT domain-containing protein, with the protein product MRNNQTNFNRKLKNNRSTGNWLKVVKRLYRRRLLIVAALLFVLSLGLPSIVAQVSAQIPIVQSQPSGLQLVQQAKRSYEIRDFGEAARTWQQAASTFAAAGDILNQAMALSNLSLTYQQLAEWDKAEEAIAQSLNLLQTQQNTPEKLRILAQSLDIQGQLQLTTGQTETAIETWQKAANTYERMNEKERMAQSLLNLAQAQQDLGLYPRSCKILLQALEVKNIDCEALSKATQSTPEKPDYFLSIFEALPDSPTKATGLRLLGDFLRVSGNLDRSQKVLQLSLEVAQNLSSPIDENEAQLSLGNTARAQPDANKALEYYQQAATSTFPTIKIQAQLNQLSLLIENRGRLSEAQALWPQIEPEITKLPASRESIYARINLAQSLICLKQQAVENETPELSSPVIQQCNSLHKESKETKKLPLSDVSSLPKIDEILDKILSDAFERAQKLKDRRASAYAFGYRGAVYQQRGDLPKAEEFTRQALSLTSSIKAPDVAYRWQWQLGRLLQTQAEEKSKSTDADRGAIAAYTSAFRNLQSLRGDLVSISPEVQFNFRDSIEPLYREFVDLLLRPDEPSQENLKQAREAIEALQLAELNDFFRDACLDAKPEILDKVVDETKPLTAIFYAIILKERLEVVLKLPKQDKLQHYRTRIPQNEVENILLKLREYLSDVATTASDVNSLSQKVYDWLIRPRQTKLAESEVKTLVFVLDGLLRNIPMAVLYDADNKEYLVQKYPIALTPGLQLLSPRPLRQNKLSAITAGISERRKFDDDKEFEALPNVPTELKRIQSTVPRSQLLLNQDFIKTNLQKQIETAKFNIVHIATHGQFSSNPEETFILTWDKLLKVRELDQLLRINRSDNSVPIELLILSACETAAGDNRATLGLAGVAVRAGARSTLATLWPVNDESTSEFMSQLYRQLINGNTTENITKAEALQKAQIAMLTNQEQKDWKLPYYWAAYVLVGNWL